In Chitinophagaceae bacterium C216, the genomic stretch TAGTTACAAGGTTCATCACCCCTCCGGCGTTAACTTCCAATGGTGCCACATAAGGCTTTGGAACGGCGGCCAGATCAATGGGCGATTTAGTTGTCAGATGATATTTATCCAGATACCTTCTATACTCTGTAGGATCTTTTCCGAATGCTTTCAGTGCTACCTTACCCATTCCTACATTAGAGCTATGCGCTATACATTCCTCTATAGTCATTACAGGCTTGGGCATTCTGTGCGCATCGGTAATCGGACGGGGCCCTACCTGCATGCGACCGGTACTGCCAACTTCGAAAAGATCTCCAGGCTTTACTGCCCCTTTATCTATAGAAGCCAAAAAACTTACAATCTTAATCGTTGATCCCGGTTCAGTTACACGCAACGCGTAGTTATCATTTTCCCAATAGGTAGTATCGTTAGGATTTCTACCCAGATTGGCAATCGCCTTAATCTTACCGGTTTTTGTCTCCATCACGATAGCCGTTCCATACTCTGCTTTTACAGCTTGCAACATGCGCAACAGAGCCATCTCTGTAATATCCTGCATGTTTACATCTAGAGTAGTGTAGATATCCTTACCATCTTCAGGCTCTACCTGGAAACCCTCCACCGGTACGGCGCCACCGGCAATAAACCGAACAAGCCTTTTACCATTTTGCCCGGTTAACAAACTATCATAGCTCATCTCCAGTCCCACATTCATCTTCTTCACCTTACCTTCACTATTGATATACTCACGACTCAACCCGATAGTTCTATTAGCCAACAATCCAAAAGGTGCTACGCGCTTACTCGACTGCTCGATGATAATTCCACTTTTATTTTTTCCTAAACGTACCAGCGGAAACTCGCGCAATGCTTTATAATCCTCAAACGAAATTCTCTTTTTTAAAGGATAATAGCGATTCCCTTTCTTATATGCCTTATCAAAATCTTTTCTGTACTGTTCTGCAGTTTTATCCTTAAAGTGATTGGCCATGGCGATAGCGAAAGAATCGATATGCTCCTTATAAATCTTTCCATCTTTCTCGCGCAACCCATCAGCCATAAAATCCATATATACGTTAAACTGAGGCAAGGAAGTACTCAGCATTTGTCCATCTTCACTAAATATTGTTCCGCGATCTGCCGCAATTTCCACTATACGTTGATGCATGCTATCGCCCATACTACGCCAGTGATCACCCTGAAAACGCTGAATCACTATAGCCTTTGCCAGAATGAAGACAGAGAAAACCACTATGCCTATAAAGCACAGATACACCCGCCACAATATGTCTTTCTTAATCTCCATATTCTGTTCTACCCTCTCCCCGAATTGAAGAATGATTTAACAATAACCACTTATTACTACCCGACAAAATCAATGAACATCCACTACGTAACTTTCAAGAGAATCCTTCAACACGTAGGGAGTTTCATTTAGCTCGCTTAAGCCCAGCGGCTGCAAGGCCTTTGATAACTGGCTCGGCTTACTGCGAAACATCACCTCACTCTTAAGGCTTTTATATTCCCACTGCAGCTCCTTTACTTCTTTTGCAGTGGCATTTATCTTTCGCACCGTTTTGTCGGCCATATGACCATTATAGATATAGAGCACAGCTAGGAATGCCAGAAAGAAAAGAAACGGCACTTGCTTCACTATCGACTGATAGTTCAGCCATTTCTTCCAATCCAATCTCACCTTTATTTCTTTTTTTCCCGACATGTTTATTTTTTGATAGGATATTTTCTATTTACAATCGCTCTGCAACCCTCAGCTTAGCACTTCTGGAGCGAGGATTACGCCTCAACTCCTCGTCCGTAGCCACAATCGGTTTTTTAGTTATTACCTGAAAAACCTTTTCTCGTTTTACGGTTTCAAATGGATGCTCTTCCCGCTCCTCAAATGTCCCTTCTTTCAAAAATCGTTTTACCAATCTATCTTCAACCGAATGAAAAGTAATTACCGCAATGCGCCCGCCTTTTCGAAGAAGGCCTACCGATTGCTCCAACATTTCCTGCAACACCACCATCTCTTCATTCACCTCAATACGCAATGCCTGAAACACCTGCGCGAAATATTTATTAGGATTACCCTTTACCACATCCCGGAGCGCATTCTTAAAACCTTCAACTGTTTTAAGCGACACAACATCTCTGATCGTTACAATCTTTTTAGCCAGCGTTTTCGCATTGGTCACTTCACCATATCGCTCGAACAACTTATGCAACTCCGCCTCCGTATACTTCTGCAAAATGTCGAATGCCGTAACAGGCAGCCTTCTATCCATCCGCATATCCAACTCTGCATTAAACCGGATACTGAATCCACGATCAGCTTCATCGAACTGATGACTACTCACACCCAAATCAGCCAAAATTCCATCCACTTGCTCTACATTATGAAGGCGTAGAAAGCGCTGGATATACCTGAAGTTTTGCTGAATAAAAATTACCCGCGGATCATCCGGAACATTTTTAAGTGCATCAGCATCCTGATCAAAAGCATACAATCGTCCATGCTCATTCAACCTAGCTAAAATAGCAGCCGAATGACCACCCCCACCAAACGTACAGTCTACATACACTCCATCCGGTTTTATATGCAACCCTTCTATAGTCTCATTCAGTAATACAGGAGTATGATATCCATTTGCCACATCACCATGTTGAGAAGCCGATAAGAAATCTTGTTTTGATACAGATTCCTTTTTATTTTTTTTACTTTTCAACTTTTATCCTTTTAACCTTGAAAAATTGGCATCACAATCAACCGCCTGTCATTACCTGGCTAGCCAGATCACTGAACGACTCCGGTGAAAACGCATCAAAGAACTCTTTATATTTTACTTTATCCCAGATTTCCATTTTATTGCCGGCAGGCACCAGCACGATGTCTTTTTGGATACCCGCATATTCCTTCAGTGTAGCAGGCAATAATATTCTTCCGGCACTATCCGGCTCTACTAGCGTAGCACCATTTAAGAAATACCGCTTAAACTGCCTTACCTTCGGATCAAAATCATTTAAAGCATTAATTTTTTCAGCAATGGGCTCCCAGGAACTTATTGGATACAGACTTAAAC encodes the following:
- the pbpX gene encoding Penicillin-binding protein 2X, with the translated sequence MEIKKDILWRVYLCFIGIVVFSVFILAKAIVIQRFQGDHWRSMGDSMHQRIVEIAADRGTIFSEDGQMLSTSLPQFNVYMDFMADGLREKDGKIYKEHIDSFAIAMANHFKDKTAEQYRKDFDKAYKKGNRYYPLKKRISFEDYKALREFPLVRLGKNKSGIIIEQSSKRVAPFGLLANRTIGLSREYINSEGKVKKMNVGLEMSYDSLLTGQNGKRLVRFIAGGAVPVEGFQVEPEDGKDIYTTLDVNMQDITEMALLRMLQAVKAEYGTAIVMETKTGKIKAIANLGRNPNDTTYWENDNYALRVTEPGSTIKIVSFLASIDKGAVKPGDLFEVGSTGRMQVGPRPITDAHRMPKPVMTIEECIAHSSNVGMGKVALKAFGKDPTEYRRYLDKYHLTTKSPIDLAAVPKPYVAPLEVNAGGVMNLVTMAFGYAINVSPIQLLTLYNAIANNGTMMKPYLVNSIRNKGVVVKEFQPTILERQICKPGTIEAAKKALEMVVTEGSGKNVFKDLPFKVAGKTGTAQVADKGIGYAHRIYQASFAGYFPADNPQYSCIVVIRTRAGSGLYYGGQLAAPVFKEIATKIYSMYVDRKTPKDYEGDVDSGHYFYAGSTQNIKSVLKYLNLSFVDSIQQNDWATMYADDYQRIVRKNVVKDQLMPNVKGMTLRDAIKLLEQMGLQVNVKGSGKVTMQSIEPGVPIKKGQVVSLSLA
- the ftsL gene encoding Cell division protein FtsL, whose product is MSGKKEIKVRLDWKKWLNYQSIVKQVPFLFFLAFLAVLYIYNGHMADKTVRKINATAKEVKELQWEYKSLKSEVMFRSKPSQLSKALQPLGLSELNETPYVLKDSLESYVVDVH
- the rsmH gene encoding Ribosomal RNA small subunit methyltransferase H, whose translation is MKSKKNKKESVSKQDFLSASQHGDVANGYHTPVLLNETIEGLHIKPDGVYVDCTFGGGGHSAAILARLNEHGRLYAFDQDADALKNVPDDPRVIFIQQNFRYIQRFLRLHNVEQVDGILADLGVSSHQFDEADRGFSIRFNAELDMRMDRRLPVTAFDILQKYTEAELHKLFERYGEVTNAKTLAKKIVTIRDVVSLKTVEGFKNALRDVVKGNPNKYFAQVFQALRIEVNEEMVVLQEMLEQSVGLLRKGGRIAVITFHSVEDRLVKRFLKEGTFEEREEHPFETVKREKVFQVITKKPIVATDEELRRNPRSRSAKLRVAERL
- the mraZ gene encoding Transcriptional regulator MraZ; this translates as MTGFLGEFEATVDAKGRFLLPAGFKKQLVEGDTERFVINRGFEKCLSLYPISSWEPIAEKINALNDFDPKVRQFKRYFLNGATLVEPDSAGRILLPATLKEYAGIQKDIVLVPAGNKMEIWDKVKYKEFFDAFSPESFSDLASQVMTGG